The genome window GACCGTCTTTACTGCATCCTCACTCTGTCCATTTGGAATCGCAGACCCGGTTAGCCCTGAACCACCCGTATTCTGGCGTACCAGATTCATCAATATATCAAGCATAAGATTGTTTAGTTAAAAATGAGAATTAGCTATTCACTTGACCGAATTACATTTGTCAGTTACTTTGATAACTACAGGATTGCCATATTGTTAAATAGTAGTAAGACGCCGCATTTCTTAAATTGTAACACATGAATCTGGAGACATCTGACAAAAAAATGCCCTGGGAAGAATTGACAAATGGGCTGTATTACCCCAGCGAATCCGACGAACCCATTGAGTATATTGAATTTACTTACCAGGCCGCTCCTCCTTTAACGGTGAGTCAGGTTAAAAATCTTGTGCTGATTCCAGCTGATATTTTTATGGAAGAAGTCGCCGAAAATGAATTTTGGGAACCTGTTCTAACGGAACAGGATTGGTACGGTGAAGAGGAGAAAGCCGTTCTAAACCGGTTTAAAATCCTTCAGGAAGAAGTGAATCGTCAGCTAGCAGACCGGCAGGTATTTCGAAGCGGGCGGATTGAAATCGATGTTTTTTTGTTAGGCCGCAAGCCCGATGGCAGCTGGGCAGGCCTGAAAACAAGAGTAGTAGAAACGTAGCGGCGGGATAGCTAGGGATAAAAAATTAGCAGTGAGCAGCCACCGAAGCCTACGCTTTGATGATCACCCACTGCTAATTACTGTTTATTTCACTTTTTCAACAACGGCTTTGAAAGCCTCAGGATGGTTCATGGCTAAGTCAGCCAAAACTTTTCTGTTTAACTCAATACCTGCGGCATGAATTTTTCCCAGCAAAGCTGAGTAGGAAATACCGTGCTGACGCGCACCCGCATTGATCCGCTGAATCCATAGACCACGGAAATCGCGTTTTTTCTGGCGACGGTCACGGAATGAATAACCAAGACCTTTTTCGACGGCGTTTTTAGCTACCGTCCAAACGTTTTTACGACGGCCATAGTAACCTTTGGCCAGTTTTAGGATTTTTTTACGACGTGCCCGTGAGGCGACATGATTTACTGAACGTGGCATTGTAAATAAATGTGTTTTTTGACGCTGGCGACAGGATATTTATCAATTTCCTATACTTGGAGCCAGGTGTCGGGTGAAACAAGGTAACCAAAGATGGTCTGGCCATTAAGCCAGGTTAAGCATTACTTTAACACGACGCTCATCCCCAGGAGCTACCAGCGTGTTGTGAACCAGGTTCCGCTTGCGCTTGGTTGACTTCTTGGTCAGGATGTGGCTGTGGAAAGCGTGCTTCCGCTTGATTTTACCGGTGCCTGTTAGCTTGAAGCGCTTTTTGGCACCTGAGTTGGTTTTAACTTTAGGCATTGGTGTAAAACAGAATTGTTGAAAAAATCGTGAAACAGGCCGCAAAGATACAAAAAAGTCAAGAGTTAAGCAGGATAAGCAAGAGTTTTTAAATCAGACTCTTTACTCAACCGGCCTAACTCTTTCTATTTTGCACTGTTATTTCTTAACCACAACTACTTTGGGCGCAATAAACATGGTCATGCGCTTTCCTTCTAGCTTTGGTTCTGATTCTATTTTTCCGTGCTCTTCCAGTCCTTTCGAGAAGCGCTGCAAAATATCAACGCCACGCTCTTTGAAGACAATAGCACGACCGACAAACTGAACATACGCTTTTACTTTAGCTCCTTCTTTCAGGAAGCTAATGGCGTGTTTCAGTTTAAAATCAAAGTCATGATCATCGGTATTAGGGCCGAACCGGATTTCTTTGATAACGACTTTCTGAGCTTTCGATTTAATCTCTTTCTGTTTCTTCTTCTGCTCGTATTTGAATTTCGAATAATCGACGATTCGACAGACAGGAGGAACTGCATTGGGAGAGATTTCAACAAGATCAAGTCCTTGTCCCTGCGCTAAGGCACGCGCCTGCTGGATCTCGTAGACGCCTTGCTCTACGTTTTCCCCGACCACGCGGACTTGTTTAGCCTGGATACGTTCGTTAATCCGGTAAGGTTCTTCGACCACGCGCGGTGGGCGCATTGGTCTACGCTGTAATGCCATAGATTGTGTTTAGAGTTGTAAATAAGGGTACGAGCCTATAACGCAGCAAGTTTTCGAAAGTTTCCGGGAAAATAAAAAATCTATTCTTTTCACGCAAAAGAGGCCGTTAAACTTTTTTAAGTGGTAAAAATCAAAAGCGGCAAGTGGCGAAATGAAAGCTACTCCATTTGGCCCTGTTGCCACTTTTAACCCAAAATCAGGCGGTTCTGTCAGCGATTGGCTTTACCTGTTCCTGAAATAATTCGATAAAGGCTTCAATGTCCATAGCCCCAAGATCTCCTTCTCCTTTGCGGCGAACGGACAGTTTCCCTTCGGCCTGTTCCTTCTCCCCTACAATAAGCATAAAAGGTACCTTAGCTACTTCAGCATCCCGGATTTTGCGGCCAATTTTCTCGTCGCGTAAGTCAACGTACCCGCGAATGTCCCGCTCCTGCAAGGTTAGGAACACATCGTTGGCGTAATCCTCGTACTTCTCGGAAATTGGCAAAATCGCAATCTGGTCGGGTGAGAGCCAAAGCGGGAAATTACCCGCCGTATTTTCGATCAGGATAGCAATGAAACGCTCCAGCGACCCGAAGGGTGCCCGGTGAATCATCACGGGCCGGTACTTCTGGTTATCAGAACCGGTGTATTCGAGTTCGAAGCGGTTAGGCAGGTTATAATCCACCTGGATGGTGCCTAACTGCCATTTACGCCCCAGGGCATCCTTCACCATAAAATCCAATTTTGGACCGTAGAAGGCGGCCTCACCCAGTTCCGTTACCGTTGGCAGGCCCTTTTCCTGAGCCGCTTCGATAATGGCAGATTCGGCTTTTTCCCAAAGGTCATCCGACCCGATGTATTTCCCTTCTTTATTCGGATCCCGGAGGGAGATTTGCGCACTGTAATTATCAAAACCCAGCGACTTGAATACGTACAAAACCAGGTCAATTACTTTCTTGAACTCGTCTTTTACCTGATCCGGGCGGCAGAAAATATGCGCATCGTCCTGCGTAAAGCCCCGCACCCGCGTCAAGCCGTGCAACTCACCCGATTGTTCGTAGCGGTAAACTGTACCAAATTCCGCCAGACGCAGTGGCAAATCCCGGTACGAACGTGGTTTTGCTTTGTAGATTTCGCAGTGGTGCGGACAGTTCATCGGCTTCAGCAAAAACTCTTCGCCTTCTTCCGGAGTATGAATGGGTTTAAACGAATCTTCACCGTATTTTTCCCAGTGTCCCGAAGTTACATACAGTTGCTTGCTACCGATATGTGGCGTCACAACAGGCTGATAACCAGCCCGGACCTGAGCCCGACGCAGGAAATTCTCCAGCCGCTCACGCAGAATAGCTCCTTTGGGTAACCAAAGCGGTAAACCTTGACCAACGCGCTCCGAGAACGTGAAGATTTCCAGCTCTTTGCCCAATTTCCGGTGATCCCGTTTCTTGGCTTCCTCCAACAGGTACAGGTACTCATCCAACTCTTTTTGCTTTGGATAAGTAACGGCATAAATGCGGGTCAGCATCTTGTTTTTTTCGTCACCACGCCAATAAGCGCCGGCCACGTTCATCAGCTTGGCCGCCTTAATGAAACCCGTATTGGGAATATGCGGTCCCCGGCAAAGGTCGGTAAATCCACCCTGGGTATAGAACGTAATGCTGCCATCTTCCAGACCTTCCAGAAGCTCGATTTTGTAAGGGTCCCCTTTTTCCTCGAAGTATGCGATGGCTTCGGTTTTTGGAACGGCTTTCCGTACATACTCGTTTTTCTGCCGGGCTAGTTCCAGCATTTTCGTTTCGACTTTCTTGAAGTCTTCCTGCGAAAAATGCTGACCGTTCAGATCGACATCGTAATAAAATCCATTTTCGACCGGTGGCCCGATGGCAAATTTGATGCCGGGATACAGCGCTTCCATTGCCTCGGCCATCAAGTGAGCCGACGAGTGCCAGAAAGTAGATTTCCCTTCCGGATCATTCCACGTGAGAAGGGTTACCGTTGCATCGGTTGTTATGGGGCGCGTGGCATCCTGCACCGTGCCGTTTATTTTAGCAGCCAGTACATTCCGGGCCAGCCCCTCACTGATACTGGCGGCAACCTCCAGACTGGTTACACCGCTGGGGTACTCTCGTACGCTGCCATCCGGTAGCGTAATGCGAATTTGGTCACTCATCATTTTTATAGTTTAATAAACAAAGTTCACTGTTTTAAGGCATACAAAGCTTAGACAGCAAACCCCATCTTAATCGTTAATTTCTAGTTGAATCGCCTAACTCGCCGAAGCGGGATCGGGGTTTGATGGTCATAATTTTTACGCGGGTTGTATCCAGGACCGAACCTGGCCGGGCTGGTTCATCATCCAGCGCAACCTCCCCCGCTGGCGCTACGTTATACGTTCCCGCCAGCTTTCGTTGCACTCGCCAGGCACCGCTTCTGGCCTGCCAGTCGCCCGGATTGGCGGCCTGCTCCTTCGCATACAGCGCCAGCGCCTGATCGAGTTGGTTGTTATACTCCAGGGCCGTTGCCAGAAAATACCGGATACGCGGAAAATCAGCCTTCACGTTTTGCACTTCTTCAAAATGCCGTACAGCCTGCCCGAAAGCCCGCCAGCGCAAGCAGATTTGGCCCGCCTGAAAATGAGCCTGATACAGGTTCGGTTGCAACCGAATCGCCTGTTGATAATACTGGTAGGCGCTATCAGGTCGGTAAGCCCGTTGAAACGTTAACCCCCGCCCATAAAACAGCTGGGCATTTTTAGGGAAATACGCCAATGCTCGTTTGTTATAAACCAAGGCTGTCTCGTAATTTCCCTGTGCCGTGTAAATCGACGTTAGCTGGCTGTAGGTGTCCAGATAGCGGGGTTTCAGCGCCAGGGCACGCTCATAATAAGCCAGCGCGCGGGTTGTATCTCCGTATTTAGCAGCAATTAATCCGTTGAAATAGAAGGCTTCCCCCTCATACGGAGCCATTTGCAATACTTTTGCTAGGTATAAACGCGCTTGTTCAAATTGGCGATTTTCTTGAAACAAATCGCCCATAACAATATACAAATCCGGCGTTTCAATGCCAAGCCCTTCCGCCCGCTGGGCACTTTCCAACGCCTGCGCGATTTTCCGCTGGCCACGCAAAATTTTGGCCCGAATCAGGTAATAACGCCCTACATCGTCGTCTGCATCAAGCGCTTCGTTGATATCAGCCAAGGCCTCATCCAAACGCCCATTTTCCAGATATAGCGCCGCCCGACGCGCATACGCCGACGCTGGTGCACTTTGATTAATGGCCCGGGTCAAGGCTTCCAGTGCTTTCTGGTTGCGGATTTCGGCGGAGTTCTGCGGCACAGTCGGAATGCGGGCCTGACGACGGTCATCTTCCCCACAACCCCATAAAATCCCGGCGATCAATAACCCACTTACGAACGAAACTTTGTACCGCATTATCCCTTTTAAAAACCGCTCAAATATACGGTCTATACCGAAGAAAACCGATAGAATACCCCCAACGGTAATCTTTTCCCGAAGGAATCGGGCAGATAGAGTTCGCCGTACTCTGTGCTGGGACGTTTCCCGAAGTGGGAAAGCATCAGATTCTCGACAATAAGGGCCGAAAAACCCAGCGAATATAAATTGATAATCAGAAAGTAATGCTCTTTTTCGAGTAGGTCCGCGCAAAGCTTCAGCAATTCATTCAGGTGCTCTTCCAGAAGCCATTTCTCTCCATCGGGTCCGCGTCCATAGGCGGGAGGATCCAGAATAATCCCGTGGTAGGTGTTTCCCCGCCGGGCTTCCCGTCGCACAAACTTCATGGCATCCTCTATTACCCAACGAATATTATCCAGTCCGCTGGCTTCCATGTTCTCCCGCGACCAGGAAATGACCTGCCGAACGGAGTCAACGTGGGTTACGTCGGCACCCGCCTGCCGAGCCGCCAGAGAGGCTGCTCCGGTATACGCAAACAGATTGAGCACTCGGGGCCGCTCCGTCTGCATCGGCAATGCCTTTACTTTTTGGTGAATATACGGCCAGTTAACCGCCTGTTCCGGAAAAATACCAACGTGCTTAAACGAAGACAGCGACAGTTTAAAAGACAACTCAAGGTTTTCACGGCGGTACGGAACAAACCAGCGGTCGTTCATGTCGGGCTTAGTCAGCCACTCTCCTTTTTCCTGTGAGCCTTTATCGCGCTTAAAAACGGCCTTAGCCCGTCGTTGCCATTCTTCATCCGGCAATGATTTTTCCCAGATCGCCTGGGGCTCCGGACGACTCAGAATATACGGTCCGAAACGTTCTAGCTTTTCGAAGCCGCCGGTATCAATTAATTCGTATTCAGGCCAGGGGGCCGGAGTTAGTAGTTGCAATGAACGTAGATTTTTTGGTGGATTCGAGCCGTTCTGTGAAGGCTCAACTCGGAAACGATATTAACAGCCTAACGCCAGAATGCATTCAAATTCGTCGGGACGAATGGGCATGACCGACAAGCGCGATTGCCGAAGCAACGCCAGATTGGCCAGCAAAGGTTCCGCTTTTAGCTGAGCCAGTGTTACCGGTCGCGGCAAAGGCATAAGGGGTTCCAGCTCTACCACGACCCAAGGTGTTGGCGCTGTACCTGAGTTTGCACCCGCCGTTGGGTCCGGGTAGGCTTCCCGGCACACTTTAGCGACGCCTACTACTTCTTTTCCTATAACACTATGGTAAAACAATACCTGATCGCCTGTTTTCATGGCCATCAGGTTGTTACGCGCCTGGTAATTGCGGACGCCATCCCAAACGGCTTTGCCTTCCTGCACAAATTTATTCCAGGAATAGGCGTCTGGTTCTGATTTTACAAGCCAGTGATTCAATCCAATAAAAGAAATTTGAATGCGTGAATCCTAGCGCAGCCCACTAAATTTGCTCACGCTATCATTCACGCATTCTGCATTTACATCAATAATCATCCAAACCCAGGCTACTGCCGTAGCGAGAGCCGTACTCATCGTCCTCGTCGGAATGACGGTCAACGCCTTTGTAAAACAGGGCTTTTTTAAGAATCGAGATTTGTCCGCTGTGATACGTATCGTGGTTGATCAGGCCGTGCAGCATGTCGTAATACGTATAATCCCGGCCTGGCACGATGTCTTCCAGAAACTCGTCGTCGTCGCGTTTATCCAGCTCGTTAACTAATTCTTCCTGACTAAGGCTTAATTCCATTTGCAGGGCTTCCCATTCGAAGTCGTCAATCTGCTGAAATGAACCGAAATTTTTCTCCGGCGATTTGATGTCAAAATCTTTATCGCCCTGCATCTTTTTGACGCAGAAAATCCGCCAGCTAGTTATGTGAAACACCAATTCGGCGATGGAGTGCGTGTTGGGCGTAATCCGTCGGCCAGCCATATCTGGAGTTACG of Tellurirhabdus bombi contains these proteins:
- a CDS encoding EVE domain-containing protein — its product is MNHWLVKSEPDAYSWNKFVQEGKAVWDGVRNYQARNNLMAMKTGDQVLFYHSVIGKEVVGVAKVCREAYPDPTAGANSGTAPTPWVVVELEPLMPLPRPVTLAQLKAEPLLANLALLRQSRLSVMPIRPDEFECILALGC
- the infC gene encoding translation initiation factor IF-3; this encodes MALQRRPMRPPRVVEEPYRINERIQAKQVRVVGENVEQGVYEIQQARALAQGQGLDLVEISPNAVPPVCRIVDYSKFKYEQKKKQKEIKSKAQKVVIKEIRFGPNTDDHDFDFKLKHAISFLKEGAKVKAYVQFVGRAIVFKERGVDILQRFSKGLEEHGKIESEPKLEGKRMTMFIAPKVVVVKK
- a CDS encoding class I SAM-dependent methyltransferase is translated as MQLLTPAPWPEYELIDTGGFEKLERFGPYILSRPEPQAIWEKSLPDEEWQRRAKAVFKRDKGSQEKGEWLTKPDMNDRWFVPYRRENLELSFKLSLSSFKHVGIFPEQAVNWPYIHQKVKALPMQTERPRVLNLFAYTGAASLAARQAGADVTHVDSVRQVISWSRENMEASGLDNIRWVIEDAMKFVRREARRGNTYHGIILDPPAYGRGPDGEKWLLEEHLNELLKLCADLLEKEHYFLIINLYSLGFSALIVENLMLSHFGKRPSTEYGELYLPDSFGKRLPLGVFYRFSSV
- the rplT gene encoding 50S ribosomal protein L20, which encodes MPRSVNHVASRARRKKILKLAKGYYGRRKNVWTVAKNAVEKGLGYSFRDRRQKKRDFRGLWIQRINAGARQHGISYSALLGKIHAAGIELNRKVLADLAMNHPEAFKAVVEKVK
- a CDS encoding DinB family protein, with the translated sequence MVQNDELIRIIDLLNTTYEGEEAWHGPSLVEAIRGVTPDMAGRRITPNTHSIAELVFHITSWRIFCVKKMQGDKDFDIKSPEKNFGSFQQIDDFEWEALQMELSLSQEELVNELDKRDDDEFLEDIVPGRDYTYYDMLHGLINHDTYHSGQISILKKALFYKGVDRHSDEDDEYGSRYGSSLGLDDY
- the thrS gene encoding threonine--tRNA ligase, with amino-acid sequence MMSDQIRITLPDGSVREYPSGVTSLEVAASISEGLARNVLAAKINGTVQDATRPITTDATVTLLTWNDPEGKSTFWHSSAHLMAEAMEALYPGIKFAIGPPVENGFYYDVDLNGQHFSQEDFKKVETKMLELARQKNEYVRKAVPKTEAIAYFEEKGDPYKIELLEGLEDGSITFYTQGGFTDLCRGPHIPNTGFIKAAKLMNVAGAYWRGDEKNKMLTRIYAVTYPKQKELDEYLYLLEEAKKRDHRKLGKELEIFTFSERVGQGLPLWLPKGAILRERLENFLRRAQVRAGYQPVVTPHIGSKQLYVTSGHWEKYGEDSFKPIHTPEEGEEFLLKPMNCPHHCEIYKAKPRSYRDLPLRLAEFGTVYRYEQSGELHGLTRVRGFTQDDAHIFCRPDQVKDEFKKVIDLVLYVFKSLGFDNYSAQISLRDPNKEGKYIGSDDLWEKAESAIIEAAQEKGLPTVTELGEAAFYGPKLDFMVKDALGRKWQLGTIQVDYNLPNRFELEYTGSDNQKYRPVMIHRAPFGSLERFIAILIENTAGNFPLWLSPDQIAILPISEKYEDYANDVFLTLQERDIRGYVDLRDEKIGRKIRDAEVAKVPFMLIVGEKEQAEGKLSVRRKGEGDLGAMDIEAFIELFQEQVKPIADRTA
- a CDS encoding tetratricopeptide repeat protein produces the protein MRYKVSFVSGLLIAGILWGCGEDDRRQARIPTVPQNSAEIRNQKALEALTRAINQSAPASAYARRAALYLENGRLDEALADINEALDADDDVGRYYLIRAKILRGQRKIAQALESAQRAEGLGIETPDLYIVMGDLFQENRQFEQARLYLAKVLQMAPYEGEAFYFNGLIAAKYGDTTRALAYYERALALKPRYLDTYSQLTSIYTAQGNYETALVYNKRALAYFPKNAQLFYGRGLTFQRAYRPDSAYQYYQQAIRLQPNLYQAHFQAGQICLRWRAFGQAVRHFEEVQNVKADFPRIRYFLATALEYNNQLDQALALYAKEQAANPGDWQARSGAWRVQRKLAGTYNVAPAGEVALDDEPARPGSVLDTTRVKIMTIKPRSRFGELGDSTRN
- the rpmI gene encoding 50S ribosomal protein L35: MPKVKTNSGAKKRFKLTGTGKIKRKHAFHSHILTKKSTKRKRNLVHNTLVAPGDERRVKVMLNLA
- a CDS encoding nuclease A inhibitor family protein; amino-acid sequence: MNLETSDKKMPWEELTNGLYYPSESDEPIEYIEFTYQAAPPLTVSQVKNLVLIPADIFMEEVAENEFWEPVLTEQDWYGEEEKAVLNRFKILQEEVNRQLADRQVFRSGRIEIDVFLLGRKPDGSWAGLKTRVVET